One Micromonospora sp. WMMD1120 genomic region harbors:
- a CDS encoding AAA family ATPase, which produces MPQLVRIEVDGMLGRFDHVVPFPEDWEFVIIHGPNGVGKTKFLELLSATFNFQIGRIASIPFQKARFDFDDGASLRVTKVVASPEEIRPRRARNVSLHSGINLHFEILGVKGPKISWTSQSDISPSSARLRQFLMQVAPVQRIGGDRYQDMSNGDLLSFIEVLDKYGHMLPQELSPVAERPAELKDFLAQTKVYLIETQRLLNLPTRVSNIQTRPAPDAELPQSRVSYYSDDLSRRLREALAQNSRRSQELDRTFPLRLLQGNTSVKVTDDQIRRKYAQQDQLRARLAEIDVAQASSGYFPLPERSLEPWERRVLWTYLEDTERKLETFKDVLDRVRLLKEIVNSRFKYKTLRISREQGFLVETNDTGQEIPPDRLSSGEQHELVLAYDLLFQVQEKTVVLIDEPEISLHVGWQRQFLYDLVEIAKVTSLRFVIATHSPQIIHKWRERTVPLVPKSEMDD; this is translated from the coding sequence GTGCCCCAGCTAGTGCGAATCGAAGTAGACGGCATGCTTGGCCGGTTCGACCATGTGGTGCCCTTCCCAGAGGACTGGGAGTTCGTTATCATCCACGGTCCGAACGGAGTAGGTAAAACAAAGTTCCTTGAGCTCCTGTCGGCAACCTTTAATTTCCAGATCGGTCGGATAGCCTCAATTCCTTTTCAAAAGGCGCGCTTTGATTTTGACGACGGAGCGTCTCTTCGGGTAACTAAGGTTGTCGCTTCACCTGAAGAGATAAGGCCTAGGCGCGCCCGTAACGTGAGTTTGCACAGTGGTATAAACCTTCACTTTGAAATACTAGGCGTCAAAGGTCCGAAGATATCGTGGACGTCGCAATCGGATATCTCGCCTTCAAGCGCCCGTCTCCGGCAGTTCCTCATGCAAGTCGCTCCGGTGCAAAGGATTGGTGGCGACCGCTACCAGGACATGTCCAACGGGGATTTGCTCAGTTTCATCGAGGTGCTCGACAAATATGGCCACATGTTGCCACAGGAACTATCTCCAGTGGCAGAGCGCCCGGCAGAGCTCAAGGACTTCCTTGCGCAAACGAAGGTTTATCTAATCGAAACGCAACGGCTCCTGAACCTTCCGACGCGGGTATCAAATATCCAGACGCGGCCTGCGCCCGATGCAGAGCTGCCGCAATCTCGGGTATCTTACTATTCTGACGACCTCTCCCGGAGACTGCGCGAGGCACTAGCGCAGAACTCACGCCGCTCGCAGGAGCTTGACCGAACGTTTCCGCTTCGGCTCCTGCAAGGAAACACCTCTGTCAAGGTGACGGACGATCAGATTCGCCGCAAGTATGCCCAGCAGGACCAATTGCGCGCTCGTCTCGCCGAGATTGACGTAGCTCAGGCGTCGTCTGGCTACTTCCCGCTGCCGGAACGGAGCCTAGAGCCGTGGGAACGGCGCGTTCTGTGGACCTACCTTGAAGACACGGAGCGCAAGCTCGAAACCTTTAAGGACGTTCTCGACAGAGTTCGCCTACTTAAGGAGATCGTCAATTCGCGTTTCAAGTACAAGACTCTGCGCATCAGCAGGGAGCAGGGCTTCCTCGTTGAAACAAATGACACCGGCCAGGAAATCCCTCCCGACCGCTTGTCGTCTGGCGAACAGCACGAGCTTGTTCTTGCCTATGATCTGCTGTTTCAAGTGCAAGAGAAAACGGTTGTGCTCATTGATGAGCCTGAGATCTCCTTGCACGTCGGCTGGCAGCGACAGTTTTTGT